A genomic region of Colletes latitarsis isolate SP2378_abdomen chromosome 7, iyColLati1, whole genome shotgun sequence contains the following coding sequences:
- the LOC143343856 gene encoding E3 ubiquitin-protein ligase RNF10 has translation MEKNAKFTQSSTKGAPADAKKTQDVTNKLFPRALRRCEPSGTSSSTKFEQPKKCNVQKAKSFDKRPKPKGQYYGGSKENTKVVQSELAEPGTVLVQGSKKQNLNHLLNFHYEPRDMRGGSGAWSHGKPIKGYCRNSNRWLPPVQRHKYNKEQFLQASCQFVVTANGNYSLHLTDPDALVDWKLVEQIKIHSSESLSCPICLCSPVAGKMTRCGHVYCWPCILHYLSLSDKSWRKCPICYESIQKSDLKSVTEITQSMLNSGDIVTLRLMRREKGSLLAVPVGAAVQSPTNFFPASDSISREVYSKLLIASTNYVMSIIECERTQLQFELSDNPDSPENCYIEQALNELSIREQDLLKEIESKSQVSVDPTTTQIENSDTEKQLLQQEFQDCEEVNDISNEKNIKSVDEESSKTVENSPNSTQSTSGIHKFFYFYQADDGQDLYLHAVNVKMLEMQYGSLENSPHVITGKLLEKEGGSLTEDLRRRLRYLCHLPITCQFEVAEIELKPPIVSQEVLSSFQEQLALRHRRRQQRERGERKREKKITEEENKRMGRYTKPIVHIDSQRHFPQWQPELLFSEENVSSPPESTVPSSIASSPSLNTFDEIAVNRQTDNTTLEQGGPSFAEMLRNKGTRSKSHTVWPSVNSAQKKPCSSMLVESSSRDTEEENYVSAPSYSQSFGDALAAALEQTKLLGAEKGGGGKKKKKKKKSTVLFATTMAHPS, from the exons ATGGAAAAGAACGCAAAGTTTACGCAGTCCTCCACAAAGGGAGCTCCTGCTGAtgcgaagaagactcaag ATGTTACTAATAAGCTTTTCCCGAGAGCTTTGCGCCGGTGCGAACCATCTGGCACTAGTAGTTCCACAAAGTTCGAACAACCAAAGAAGTGCAATGTACAGAAAGCAAAAAGTTTTGATAAGAGACCAAAACCTAAAGGACAATATTATGGCGGTTCAAAGGAGAATACCaag GTAGTGCAGTCAGAATTAGCTGAGCCTGGCACAGTATTGGTCCAAGGAAGTAAAAAGCAGAATTTGAATCATCTGCTAAATTTTCATTATGAACCACGTGATATGCGAGGTGGTTCAGGTGCATGGAGTCATGGAAAACCGATAAAAGGTTATTGCCGCAACAGTAATAGGTGGCTTCCGCCAGTACAGCGTCATAAGTACAACAAAGAACAGTTTTTACAAGCCag CTGCCAATTTGTTGTAACTGCCAATGGAAATTATTCATTACATCTGACTGACCCTGATGCTCTAGTTGATTGGAAATTAGTAGAACAAATT AAAATTCATAGTTCTGAGAGCCTGTCTTGCCCAATTTGTTTGTGTTCACCAGTTGCTGGAAAAATGACACGTTGTGGTCATGTTTATTGTTGGCCTTGTATCCTTCATTATTTATCACTCTCTGATAAATCTTGGCGTAAATGTCCCATTTGTTATGAATCTATTCAAAAATCTGATTTGAAAAG TGTCACTGAAATCACTCAAAGTATGCTAAATTCTGGCGATATTGTTACTTTGCGTCTGATGCGTCGTGAGAAAGGATCGTTACTTGCAGTACCCGTTGGAGCCGCAGTACAAAGTCCAACAAACTTTTTCCCAGCTTCAGATTCTATCAGTAGAGAAGTGTATTCAAAACTTCTCATTGCAAGCACAAATTAT GTCATGAGTATCATCGAATGCGAACGTACTCAATTACAATTCGAACTATCGGATAATCCCGATTCGCCAGAAAATTGTTACATCGAGCAAGCACTTAATGAACTTTCAATACGAgaacaggatctgttgaaggag ATCGAATCGAAGTCACAAGTTTCTGTGGACCCGACTACAACACAGATAGAGAACAGTGACACTGAAAAACAGTTACTTCAACAAGAATTTCAAGATTGCGAGGAAGTTAATGATATTTCAAACGAAAAAAATATAAAGAGCGTAGATGAAGAATCTTCAAAAACAGTAGAAAATTCACCCAATAGCACCCAGTCGACTTCAGGCatacataaatttttttatttttaccaag CGGACGATGGGCAAGATTTATATCTTCACgcagtgaatgtaaaaatgttggAAATGCAGTATGGTAGTCTTGAGAATTCTCCTCATGTAATAACGGGAAAGCTCTTGGAAAAAGAAGGAGGAAGTCTTACAGAAGATCTAAGACGCAGACTAAGATATTTATGTCACTTGCCGATTACTTGTCAGTTTGAAGTAGCCGAGATCGAGTTAAAACCACCGATTGTATCGCAAGAGGTTCTCTCTTCGTTTCAGG aGCAATTAGCATTGAGACACAGACGCAGGCAGCAGCGAGAACGCGGAGAAAGAAAAAGGGAAAAAAAGATCaccgaagaagaaaataaacgaaTGGGAAGATATACAAAGCCTATTGTGCACATCGATTCGCAGCGTCATTTTCCTCAATGGCAGCCGGAACTGTTGTTTTCAGA GGAAAACGTTTCATCACCGCCGGAATCAACGGTGCCTTCAAGCATAGCTAGCAGTCCATCGTTGAACACGTTTGACGAAATTGCTGTGAACAGACAAACCGACAATACAACTCTCGAACAGGGGGGACCATCGTTCGCAGAGATGTTGCGAAACAAAGGCACGCGTTCAAAATCCCACACCGTGTGGCCGTCTGTTAACTCTGCTCAAAAGAAGCCGTGTTCGAGTATGCTTGTTGAGTCATCTTCCAGAGACACCGAGGAAGAAAATTATGTTTCGGCGCCATCTTACAGTCAGAGCTTTGGCGACGCTTTGGCAGCCGCTTTAGAACAAACAAAATTGTTAG GAGCAGAGAAAGGTGGAGGcggaaagaagaagaagaagaaaaagaaatcaACCGTATTGTTCGCAACTACTATGGCACACCCGTCTTAA
- the Dat gene encoding sodium-dependent dopamine transporter, with product MSSRVVKNPAKFDVGVDGRETWSGKVDFLLSVIGFAVDLANVWRFPYLCYKNGGGAFLVPYCIMLVVGGIPLFYMELALGQFNRKGAITCWGRIVPLLKGIGYAVALIAFYVDFYYNVIIAWALRYFFASFSSLLPWTTCDNSWNTPHCRSFDANISYTFDDPSLVESFDQRDSNNSSLIEEYLDRTSNQGYNNTWYTSAAQEYFNRAILELHKSEGLHDLGKIKWDIALCLLVVYLICYFSLWKGISTSGKVVWFTALFPYAVLLILLIRGVTLPGSLEGIRYYLNPNFSAITKAEVWVDAATQVFFSLGPGFGVLLAYASYNKYHNNVYKDALLTSLINSATSFIAGFVIFSVLGYMARASGKSIQDVATEGPGLVFIVYPAAIATMPGSMFWALIFFMMLLTLGLDSSFGGSEAIITALSDEFPIIGNNREIFVAFLFTLYFLVGLASCSQGGFYFFHLLDRYAAGYSMLFAVLAEAIAISWIYGTDRFCADIKDMIGFSPGIYWRVCWKFVAPIFLMFIIVYGLMGYEPLTYEDYVYPVWANVLGWLIATSSIAMIPGIAIYKIIVTPGSFVQRLKILTTPWRDTQQKNADLSSVANGAVRRSFIADQDLNLTNEQQELTKEQTEVMIQSREGINGDPPPEPV from the exons ATGTCGTCGAGGGTGGTGAAGAATCCTGCCAAGTTTGACGTCGGCGTTGATGGCAGAGAGACCTGGTCAGGCAAAGTCGACTTCCTTTTATCTGTTATCGGATTTGCCGTCGACCTTGCCAATGTGTGGAGATTTCCTTATCTGTGTTATAAAAACGGTGGTG GTGCCTTTTTGGTTCCATATTGCATAATGCTGGTGGTAGGTGGAATTCCCCTCTTTTATATGGAGCTCGCCCTAGGTCAGTTCAATAGAAAGGGTGCGATCACATGCTGGGGTCGTATAGTGCCACTTCTAAAGG GAATCGGATATGCCGTCGCCTTAATTGCATTCTACGTCGATTTTTACTACAACGTGATCATTGCGTGGGCGTTGAGGTACTTCTTCGCCTCGTTCTCCAGCCTACTACCGTGGACCACATGCGACAATTCGTGGAACACGCCGCATTGTCGTTCATTCGACGCGAATATTTCTTACACGTTCGACGATCCATCTCTCGTGGAATCGTTCGATCAGAGAGATTCCAACAACTCGTCCCTGATCGAAGAATACTTGGACAGAACTTCGAACCAAGGCTATAACAATACTTGGTACACGAGCGCCGCTCAAGAATATTTCAA CCGAGCCATTCTAGAGCTTCACAAGAGCGAAGGCTTGCACGATCTTGGGAAAATTAAATGGGATATAGCGTTATGCTTGTTAGTGGTCTACCTCATTTGTTACTTCTCTTTGTGGAAAGGCATTTCTACTTCCGGAAAG GTAGTTTGGTTCACGGCTTTGTTCCCCTATGCCGTTCTACTGATTCTACTTATACGAGGCGTTACGTTGCCAGGAAGCCTAGAAGGCATACGCTACTATCTCAATCCGAACTTTTCCGCCATCACTAAAGCAGAG GTATGGGTAGATGCCGCGACACAGGTATTCTTCTCTCTCGGGCCGGGCTTTGGGGTGCTATTGGCTTATGCGAGTTACAATAAATATCACAACAACGTTTACAA GGACGCATTATTAACCAGCCTAATCAACAGCGCAACATCTTTCATTGCTGGTTTCGTGATCTTCTCTGTACTAGGATACATGGCACGAGCAAGTGGAAAGTCCATCCAGGACGTAGCAACCGAAGGTCCTGGTCTAGTATTTATCGTATATCCTGCTGCtatagctaccatgcccggctcCATGTTTTGGGCACTCATCTTCTTCATGATGCTGCTGACTCTGGGCCTGGACAGCTCG TTTGGAGGGTCTGAAGCGATAATAACTGCTCTCAGTGACGAGTTCCCCATTATCGGGAACAATCGAGAAATTTTCGTCGCTTTTCTTTTCACACTGTACTTCCTCGTTGGATTAGCTTCGTGTTCCCAG GGTGGCTTTTACTTTTTCCATCTGTTGGATCGTTACGCTGCCGGCTACTCGATGCTCTTCGCAGTTTTGGCAGAAGCAATCGCAATCAGCTGGATCTATGGAACGGACCGATTTTGCGCGGATATTAAAGATATGATCGGCTTTTCGCCCGGAATTTACTGGAGGGTTTGCTGGAAATTCGTCGCGCCAATATTTCTCATG TTTATTATCGTTTATGGTTTAATGGGCTACGAACCGCTGACTTATGAGGATTACGTGTACCCTGTCTGGGCAAACGTACTAGGCTGGCTAATTGCGACTTCCTCAATTGCCATGATACCCGGCATTGCAATTTACAAGATCATCGTCACGCCCGGCAGCTTCGTCCAG AGATTGAAGATTCTCACTACTCCTTGGAGGGATACGCAACAGAAGAACGCTGATTTGTCCTCAGTAGCAAACGGCGCAGTTCGTCGCAGTTTCATCGCAGACCAGGACTTGAACCTGACCAACGAACAGCAAGAATTGACCAAAGAACAGACCGAggtgatgatccaatccagagaaggtATTAACGGTGATCCACCTCCGGAGCCGGTCTAG